One window from the genome of Acinetobacter sp. ANC 7912 encodes:
- the prfA gene encoding peptide chain release factor 1 — translation MKESLRLRLDQLSDRHEELNALLADAEVISDNKRFRQLSREHNDLTEITEVWTKYKQAEEDIETAQAMLSDPDFKEMAQEEIKENKALLEQLEADLNILMIPKDPNDANSAYLEIRAGTGGDEAAIFSGDLFRMYSKYAESQGWRIEILSENEGEHGGYKEVICLVNGEGVYGRLKFESGAHRVQRVPATESQGRVHTSACTVAILPEVDVDTSVDINPADLRIDTYRASGAGGQHINKTDSAVRITHIPTGTVVECQDERSQHKNKAKAMALLVSRLENAKRAAADAATSEMRRDLVGSGDRSERIRTYNYPQGRMTDHRINLTLYKLDAIMEGDLTELLDSLHREYQADQLALLAQQNGG, via the coding sequence ATGAAAGAATCGTTACGTTTACGATTAGACCAACTCTCCGACCGACACGAAGAACTGAATGCCTTGCTGGCAGATGCAGAAGTCATTTCTGATAACAAACGTTTTCGCCAGTTATCTCGCGAACACAATGACCTGACTGAAATTACCGAAGTCTGGACCAAGTATAAGCAAGCAGAAGAAGATATCGAGACTGCACAAGCAATGCTGTCTGATCCTGACTTTAAGGAAATGGCACAGGAAGAGATCAAGGAAAATAAAGCACTGCTGGAACAGCTCGAAGCTGACCTAAACATCCTGATGATTCCGAAAGATCCGAATGATGCCAATTCAGCTTATCTGGAAATCCGTGCAGGTACTGGCGGTGATGAAGCAGCGATCTTCTCTGGTGATTTGTTCCGTATGTATAGCAAGTATGCGGAATCTCAGGGCTGGCGTATTGAAATCCTGTCTGAAAATGAAGGCGAACATGGTGGCTATAAAGAAGTCATCTGTCTGGTCAATGGTGAAGGTGTTTATGGTCGCTTGAAATTCGAAAGTGGCGCACACCGTGTACAACGTGTACCTGCAACAGAATCGCAAGGTCGTGTGCATACGTCTGCTTGTACAGTGGCAATTCTGCCAGAAGTGGATGTGGATACTTCCGTGGATATTAATCCGGCAGATTTGCGTATCGATACTTACCGCGCATCAGGAGCCGGTGGTCAGCACATTAACAAAACAGATTCTGCGGTGCGTATTACCCACATTCCAACCGGTACTGTGGTGGAATGTCAGGACGAACGTTCCCAGCATAAGAACAAGGCCAAAGCCATGGCACTGCTTGTTTCCCGTCTGGAAAATGCCAAACGCGCAGCAGCAGATGCAGCGACTTCGGAAATGCGCCGTGACTTGGTCGGTTCGGGTGACCGTTCTGAACGTATCCGTACCTATAACTATCCACAAGGCCGTATGACGGATCACCGTATTAACCTGACTTTATATAAGCTGGATGCGATTATGGAAGGTGATCTGACTGAGCTGCTGGATAGTCTGCACCGTGAATATCAGGCCGATCAGCTGGCTTTACTTGCACAGCAGAATGGTGGCTAA
- a CDS encoding glycine zipper domain-containing protein, translating to MKLKAVLLSTALAAGSMMTINAHADSTARVAAASALGSVAGTALGKNMGGNTGATIGAALGGAGGAAVASNKKNRTASAIGGALGGGTGYTVGKSMGGTSGGYIGSALGAAGGAALGNKISKDKAAEKRSKHWRRHR from the coding sequence ATGAAACTGAAAGCAGTTTTATTAAGTACCGCTTTGGCTGCTGGCTCAATGATGACTATTAACGCACACGCAGACAGTACAGCGCGTGTGGCAGCAGCAAGTGCTTTAGGTAGTGTTGCAGGTACTGCATTGGGTAAAAATATGGGTGGTAATACCGGTGCAACCATTGGTGCAGCCTTAGGTGGCGCTGGTGGGGCTGCTGTAGCAAGTAACAAGAAAAACCGTACTGCTTCTGCTATTGGTGGTGCATTAGGTGGTGGTACAGGCTACACTGTAGGTAAAAGCATGGGTGGCACCAGCGGTGGTTACATCGGTTCAGCATTAGGTGCAGCAGGTGGTGCAGCACTAGGTAATAAAATCTCTAAAGACAAAGCTGCTGAAAAACGCTCAAAACACTGGAGACGTCACCGTTAA
- a CDS encoding LLM class flavin-dependent oxidoreductase, with translation MTTLADTKFAILDLVPVRENKSIQSSLHHALDLARHAEKLGYDRLWLAEHHNMSGIASSATAVLLGYLLANTTTLRVGSGGIMLPNHAPLVVAEQFGTLTTLYPNRVELGLGRAPGTDQMTMRALRRGRQETEDQFPQDVLEILQYFKDPEPGQRIIATPGHSTHVPVWLLGSSLFSAQLAAKLGLPYSFASHFAPRMLGQAIQLYRENFEPSEYLDKPYVSMGVPTVVAETDEEAHYLATSPYQRIIAMFRNQRGKLRPPIDNIEEIWSPAERMSVQQFYAMAQIGSKATVKAGLEQLLEKYEVDEFIFTCDIYDIEKRLQNFDLLMQIKQGL, from the coding sequence ATGACGACTCTTGCTGACACTAAATTTGCTATTCTGGATCTGGTTCCAGTACGTGAAAATAAAAGCATTCAATCTTCATTGCACCATGCATTAGATTTGGCACGCCATGCCGAAAAATTAGGTTATGACCGTCTATGGCTAGCTGAACATCACAATATGTCTGGGATCGCCAGTTCAGCCACGGCAGTTCTGCTCGGTTACTTGCTCGCCAATACTACAACTTTACGTGTGGGTTCCGGCGGTATCATGCTACCTAACCATGCTCCACTGGTTGTTGCTGAACAGTTTGGTACTCTGACAACACTCTACCCAAACCGTGTCGAGTTAGGTTTAGGTCGTGCACCGGGCACCGATCAGATGACCATGCGTGCACTGCGTCGTGGTCGTCAGGAAACTGAAGACCAGTTCCCTCAGGATGTCTTAGAAATCCTGCAATACTTTAAAGATCCGGAACCCGGCCAACGCATTATCGCGACGCCAGGTCACAGTACTCATGTACCAGTCTGGCTATTGGGTTCTAGCCTGTTTAGTGCGCAGCTTGCAGCTAAACTCGGTCTGCCATATTCCTTTGCTTCACACTTTGCACCGCGCATGCTGGGTCAAGCAATTCAGCTGTATCGTGAAAACTTCGAGCCTTCGGAATATCTGGATAAACCTTATGTGTCTATGGGGGTTCCTACCGTCGTTGCTGAAACCGATGAAGAAGCGCACTATTTAGCAACCTCCCCTTATCAGCGCATTATTGCAATGTTCCGTAACCAGCGAGGCAAATTAAGACCACCGATCGATAATATTGAAGAAATCTGGTCGCCTGCGGAGAGAATGTCGGTTCAACAGTTCTATGCCATGGCGCAGATCGGTTCCAAAGCCACAGTCAAAGCTGGCCTAGAACAACTGCTAGAAAAATATGAGGTGGACGAGTTTATCTTTACCTGTGATATTTATGATATCGAAAAGCGTCTGCAGAACTTTGATCTGTTGATGCAAATTAAACAAGGTCTTTAA
- a CDS encoding flavoprotein produces the protein MGVKQDANVGIFENQPEHFTHFTGQRIDSAKLKDADFHDLRVAVVGLNQAAVGHLEQVCQQAASVKVFQIEPKFVIPSTSRSLQRLLNHPLISKNRNLVSSRIKGLLSLRFLEHQVKNPWLRRQLMPNLAASNRTYLKSDNFYTALQRENCELITWPILKISEHSIHCVNGDEHEIDVIIQTY, from the coding sequence ATGGGCGTTAAGCAGGATGCAAATGTTGGCATTTTTGAAAATCAACCGGAACATTTTACCCATTTCACCGGGCAACGCATCGATTCTGCTAAACTAAAGGATGCTGATTTTCATGATTTACGCGTTGCCGTGGTCGGACTGAATCAGGCTGCAGTGGGCCATCTGGAGCAGGTTTGCCAGCAGGCTGCATCTGTTAAAGTGTTCCAGATCGAACCAAAATTCGTCATCCCAAGTACTAGTCGTAGCCTGCAACGCTTGCTCAATCATCCCCTGATCAGTAAAAACCGCAATCTCGTCAGTAGCCGAATAAAAGGTTTACTTTCATTGCGCTTCCTGGAACATCAGGTCAAAAACCCTTGGTTACGTCGCCAACTCATGCCCAATCTGGCAGCATCAAACCGCACCTATTTAAAGTCAGATAATTTTTATACTGCCCTGCAACGGGAAAACTGCGAACTGATTACCTGGCCAATTTTGAAAATCTCTGAACATTCGATCCATTGTGTAAATGGCGATGAGCATGAAATTGATGTGATTATTCAGACTTACTAA
- a CDS encoding pyruvate, water dikinase regulatory protein, translating into MSEGKQIKRSVFFISDGTAITAETLGHSLLAQFPHVDFDIHIIPYISTEEAATNVVAEINERAELDGQKPLVFDTLVDPYVRDIINTANAVNLDVFEGLISKLSEELGTAPTTLVGQTHAVTNSESYKARIDAVHFALDNDDGARTRHYDKADLILIGVSRSGKTPTSIYLSLQFGIRVANYPLTEEDLDDNRLPAVLRPHKHKLFGLMIEADRLVAIRTERKANSRYASFNQCQMELRAIEGIYISEGIKYLNVTEMSIEEISTRILQMTGLKRRIG; encoded by the coding sequence ATGTCGGAAGGTAAACAGATAAAGCGCAGTGTTTTCTTCATTTCTGACGGTACAGCGATTACCGCAGAGACCTTGGGGCACTCACTTTTGGCACAGTTTCCTCATGTCGATTTTGATATACATATCATTCCGTATATAAGCACCGAAGAAGCTGCGACCAACGTCGTAGCCGAGATCAATGAGCGTGCTGAACTGGATGGGCAGAAGCCGCTGGTATTTGATACCCTGGTTGACCCCTATGTACGTGACATTATTAATACGGCGAATGCTGTAAATCTTGATGTATTTGAAGGTCTTATCAGTAAATTATCAGAAGAGTTAGGGACTGCGCCAACGACATTGGTAGGCCAGACTCACGCAGTCACTAACTCAGAATCCTATAAAGCACGTATTGATGCGGTGCATTTTGCATTGGACAACGATGATGGCGCACGCACCCGCCATTATGACAAGGCTGATCTGATCCTGATCGGGGTATCACGTTCGGGTAAAACTCCAACTTCGATCTACCTGTCATTGCAGTTTGGAATCCGTGTTGCGAACTATCCGCTAACCGAAGAAGATCTGGATGATAACCGCCTGCCAGCCGTGCTGAGACCGCATAAACACAAGCTTTTCGGCCTGATGATTGAAGCAGATCGACTGGTTGCAATTCGCACCGAACGTAAGGCAAATAGTCGTTATGCCAGCTTTAACCAGTGCCAGATGGAGCTGCGTGCAATTGAAGGAATTTATATTTCGGAGGGGATCAAATACCTCAATGTGACGGAAATGTCGATTGAAGAAATCTCGACACGTATCCTGCAAATGACCGGTTTAAAACGTCGGATTGGCTAA